Within the Dolichospermum compactum NIES-806 genome, the region TCTCTTTTTCAAAATTGACTAACCATACATCCAAAGGTTTAGATAAATTTTGAATAGTATTTTCCAAAATATTGAATTGTTTATCATCTTTATGAGGATGAATGAGTAAAAAAGATGGCTTAACTTGCCTATTATTAAACTTAAATTGCCAAGCAATGCCCATCATTTCTCCTGTTTCTGTTAAATTATGATGGATAGTGACAATTAACGGCTGAGAAGTTGAATTTTCAGTAATAATGGGAACTAAAATATTCGGACGATAACTTTTTTGATAAGCTAAATTACAAACAACTGTCAGACTACTACAAAAACCCATTAACAAAATTATGACTACAGCTTGTTTACCCTTTATGCCAAACTTATGAAAATGGTCGGGATTTTGCCAAGAAAATGCCAAACTAGCACCTAATAAAACCATGACTGCTGGAAAGTAAACAAAGGCATATCTAGGTGCGCGTGTTAAGTCTGTACCAAATAAATAAGTAACTATAAAAAAGCATAAATTAACTCCTATAACCACACTAAGAAAAGCCTGAGTTATCTTAGTAGTAGCTAATTGTTTTTGGTAAAATTGTAATCCTCTCCATAAAATGGGAATTGCCCAAATTAAAAATACCAACATTAAAATCACGGAAATAATTACTACTTCTCGCTGTAATGCTTCCACAGGTAGTAAAGATATCATTGGTATCCAAGCAGCTAAAACTTGAAAGAGGGGGTTAATATATGAAAACCAATTTCCATCATTGATTTTTAACCATGAACTTAAATTTCCATATTCTCGATTTTGGTAGATAGCTGGTAGCCAAACTAATATCCCTGCTAATGTTCCCCAAGTTACCAGAGAAATTCTTTGCCAAAAATGCAGAGGTAAGCTATTAAAAATAGATTTGATAATATTTGATGTAGGATAATTTGAATTTGGTTGATTTTCCTTCCATAGTAACCACACAAAAATTACTATAGTTATAACTATAGATAAAAGAGTGAATATAAAAAAATAATGTGTAGCAATACCCAAACTATTTACCCCTATCCAGAGGAGGATTAATAACAAAGATAAAGGTTGGCGTTTTAACGTTTGCTTAATCGCTATTACCAAACAGGCTAAACTAGCAATTACCCATAAAATTCCTAAAGTGTAATGACGAGCTTCTTGAGCAAGAGAAATACCAAAAGGTGAAATAGCCATCATTGTTGCTGCTAATTGTCCCACTATTTGAGAACAAAAACTAAACCTAGCTAATAGATAAGTACAAGGAATGGAAATCACTCCTAAAAAAGCTGAAAAAGAACGTTCAGCAAATAATGAAACTAATCCACCTTCGCTAGAAAATAATTTCACCCATAGATGTGCTAGTACAAAATATAAAGGGGGGTGAGTATCTTCTGTAAGTAATGAATTTATTACATCACCAATGACTTTATCTTGATGAGGTTGTAGTGGTTGCAAGAGAGTATCAACAGAAATTATTTGATTTAAGGGTACTGTTTGAAAAGAATTACCTAAACTAAAAACTAAAGTGGCAAATTCATCTATCCACAGCGGTTTAGCTGTCAAGTTAGTAAAGCGCAAAATTACCCCAATTACTATCCACAGCAATAAAAGTAGTAATTGAAAAGCGAAACCATTATTTTTATACATGATTAATTGGAAAGGTTTTAAGTCAAGAAATATTCATAAAATATACCATTCCTTGTCTTTTTTCCTCCCCCTGCTCCCTACCCCCTCGTTGAGGGGGTATTTTTTTATTTGGAAGTCTCTAACTACCGATACCCAAACGCCCAGCTAAAGCCGGAGTTAAAGGTAAAAGAGTAGCAATCATTAAAAACAACGCCAAAAGACATAAAGCCGCCCTAGCATCATCTGGTTCACTAATTTCATTTAAACTAGGGCGCTCTAAATCGCGTTGTAAAAACAAAATCACAATTGCCCAATACATCGCCAAAGGATTACCCAAAGATACAATAGCCAGTAACACTATCGTCGCAAAAGTGGTTCTCCCTGCGGTTTTGCGTCCATAAATCGCTTGGACAATTCGCCCCCCGTCTAGTTGGCCAGCGGGCATTAAATTCAACGCAGTGATAACTAATCCCAACCAACCAATAACCACTAAAGGATGAATATTCACCACCGGAGACTGTAAAGCCGAACCCAGGACAACCCGTGCCAAACTACCGACTAAAATTGAACCTTGAAAAAACTGATTGGGTAATTGGAATAAACTCCCTGGGTGAGAAAGTAGCAACCCTATCACCAGCAATAACAAAGAAGTAATCCCCCCAAAAGCCGGTCCTGCCAAAGCAATATCAAATAAGGCTTTACGGCTAGGGACAAGGGATTCAAACCTAGTAATTGCCCCAAAAGAACCAATTTGCACCGCTGGTAAAAAGAACGGCCAACTTAATTTGACTTGGTGACGACGCGCCAATAACCAATGTCCAACTTCGTGAGAGATCAAAATTACCGATAAACCCAAAGCAATAGGTAAAGCTTCTGCAAAGCGTTCAGGGTTGCTAAATAAATCGAAATTCTGTAATATACCCCCCACTTCCAAGCTTGTGGCGATAGTTGCTATCAACAAAATCACTGCAAAAGCTTTTTGTGCTAACTGGGCGCGTTGAGGGTCTGTGCGGCTAGGGAGAATAATGATGACAGGTTTTCCGTCAGTATTTTCTACCAAAAAT harbors:
- a CDS encoding site-2 protease family protein, producing the protein MFTSSETPIIAAIVLIASGILGWGFYRARPFGKLGILAWLQSVVLMTPWLLFFGLFAAGIYINIVGILFLVVASAGLYIFLGRKLREAGQDAILKQRATERLAAQGDKDSSVKVPELQLEPTPIPEADLSLIRGIFGIDTFFATETIPYQEGVVFKGNLRGEPEAVHNRLTKSLQERLEDKYRLFLVENTDGKPVIIILPSRTDPQRAQLAQKAFAVILLIATIATSLEVGGILQNFDLFSNPERFAEALPIALGLSVILISHEVGHWLLARRHQVKLSWPFFLPAVQIGSFGAITRFESLVPSRKALFDIALAGPAFGGITSLLLLVIGLLLSHPGSLFQLPNQFFQGSILVGSLARVVLGSALQSPVVNIHPLVVIGWLGLVITALNLMPAGQLDGGRIVQAIYGRKTAGRTTFATIVLLAIVSLGNPLAMYWAIVILFLQRDLERPSLNEISEPDDARAALCLLALFLMIATLLPLTPALAGRLGIGS
- a CDS encoding glycosyltransferase family 39 protein — its product is MYKNNGFAFQLLLLLLWIVIGVILRFTNLTAKPLWIDEFATLVFSLGNSFQTVPLNQIISVDTLLQPLQPHQDKVIGDVINSLLTEDTHPPLYFVLAHLWVKLFSSEGGLVSLFAERSFSAFLGVISIPCTYLLARFSFCSQIVGQLAATMMAISPFGISLAQEARHYTLGILWVIASLACLVIAIKQTLKRQPLSLLLILLWIGVNSLGIATHYFFIFTLLSIVITIVIFVWLLWKENQPNSNYPTSNIIKSIFNSLPLHFWQRISLVTWGTLAGILVWLPAIYQNREYGNLSSWLKINDGNWFSYINPLFQVLAAWIPMISLLPVEALQREVVIISVILMLVFLIWAIPILWRGLQFYQKQLATTKITQAFLSVVIGVNLCFFIVTYLFGTDLTRAPRYAFVYFPAVMVLLGASLAFSWQNPDHFHKFGIKGKQAVVIILLMGFCSSLTVVCNLAYQKSYRPNILVPIITENSTSQPLIVTIHHNLTETGEMMGIAWQFKFNNRQVKPSFLLIHPHKDDKQFNILENTIQNLSKPLDVWLVNFEKETGLNKCVADNKLLPPVNGYKYQHFRC